The following are encoded together in the Pseudomonadota bacterium genome:
- a CDS encoding GDP-mannose 4,6-dehydratase: MKKALICGISGQDGAYLASLLLDKKYEVYGTSRDAQTSPFSNLSKLRIRSHINLLSMAANDFRSVLQILNNVQPDEVYNLAGQSSVGLSFDQPLETMESIAIGTLNLLEAIRFTKKQIKFYNACSSECFGDTGELAADESTPFHPRSPYAIAKSAAFWEVVNYCEAYDLFACSGILFNHESPFRPERFVTKKIIAAACRIAGGSKEKLRLGNLSICRDWGWAPEYVEAMWMMLQQRQPDTYVIATGESYTLEEFVAAAFNYLGLDWREHIIIDTNLFRPADIAIGCANPRKAAEALGWRAKYRMNDVVKMMIDENA, translated from the coding sequence ATGAAGAAAGCACTCATTTGTGGTATTTCTGGCCAGGACGGTGCATATCTTGCCAGCCTACTACTCGACAAGAAATACGAGGTCTATGGGACATCTCGAGATGCACAGACCTCTCCTTTCAGTAATCTTTCAAAACTTAGAATTCGTAGTCATATTAACCTTTTGTCAATGGCTGCTAACGATTTTAGAAGTGTTCTTCAAATATTAAATAATGTCCAACCGGATGAGGTCTATAATCTTGCAGGACAAAGTTCAGTAGGATTGTCCTTTGACCAACCCCTTGAAACAATGGAAAGTATAGCCATTGGAACACTTAATCTTCTTGAAGCAATTCGTTTTACCAAAAAGCAAATCAAGTTTTATAATGCATGCTCCAGCGAATGTTTCGGAGATACCGGAGAGCTGGCAGCAGATGAAAGCACGCCATTTCATCCCAGAAGTCCTTATGCTATAGCAAAATCTGCTGCTTTCTGGGAGGTTGTTAATTATTGTGAAGCTTATGATCTTTTTGCATGTTCTGGCATTCTTTTTAATCACGAATCACCATTTAGGCCAGAGCGTTTTGTTACTAAGAAGATTATCGCGGCGGCATGCCGTATCGCTGGCGGAAGCAAAGAAAAGCTACGGCTGGGTAATCTATCCATATGTCGTGATTGGGGATGGGCTCCAGAATATGTCGAAGCTATGTGGATGATGCTGCAGCAACGGCAACCGGATACTTATGTTATTGCCACAGGAGAAAGTTATACACTTGAAGAGTTTGTTGCAGCCGCATTTAACTATTTAGGTCTTGATTGGCGAGAACACATTATTATTGATACTAACTTGTTTCGACCAGCAGATATTGCCATCGGGTGTGCTAATCCACGAAAGGCAGCAGAAGCACTTGGTTGGAGGGCAAAGTATAGAATGAACGATGTTGTAAAAATGATGATAGATGAAAATGCGTGA
- a CDS encoding glycosyltransferase: MKMREAVKTLNNRCVIFAKGSGFPYAIGAGREKTLLMGKLLATYGFDVYVLSGVFYSSDEMPEIKTSGEYDTLRFYIPSSFLKPNSLIKKIQSYLTTMFNSVKFIVGLTKQYDEVYLIYEYNQAFMLLLYKITSLIYGIPFILNIEEWYLAYNLKAMGQVINSYSCCSVAPRISHGCICVSEFLCNKVRGVNREAKIFKLPAIADFSRIASIPVSNRDVANNRTTFVYCAGVGYREVIDLILDAFVQLIDQDEHKCTLVLILHGDKNEIQKLERNYYAYRHSISFLSDLPYPELIQWYKSATALLIPLRPTSQDEARFPHKIAEYTATAKPIITTWHGEIKVYFQDRENALIMKGYSKEALIEEMKFVIDHPQEVGLIGQRGYSLGKEVFDFQKYTESLGCFVESIKEQSC, encoded by the coding sequence ATGAAAATGCGTGAAGCAGTCAAAACCTTGAATAATAGATGTGTGATATTTGCCAAAGGCTCAGGATTTCCATACGCAATTGGCGCCGGAAGGGAGAAAACGCTGTTGATGGGGAAACTCCTCGCCACATACGGGTTTGATGTCTATGTTCTGTCCGGTGTCTTTTATTCATCTGACGAAATGCCAGAGATAAAGACGTCTGGGGAATATGATACTCTTCGGTTTTACATTCCTTCGTCTTTTCTAAAGCCGAATTCGCTCATCAAAAAAATCCAGTCTTACCTCACAACAATGTTCAATAGTGTAAAGTTCATTGTTGGTTTGACTAAACAGTATGATGAAGTCTATTTGATATACGAATATAATCAGGCATTTATGTTGTTGCTGTATAAAATAACGTCCCTGATATATGGAATACCGTTTATACTGAATATTGAGGAATGGTATTTAGCGTATAATCTGAAAGCCATGGGGCAGGTAATAAACAGCTATAGCTGCTGTAGCGTTGCGCCAAGAATTAGCCACGGTTGTATATGCGTAAGTGAGTTCCTGTGTAACAAGGTTAGAGGAGTGAATAGAGAGGCGAAAATATTCAAGTTACCAGCGATCGCCGATTTTTCCAGAATTGCGAGTATTCCTGTGTCAAATAGAGATGTGGCCAATAATCGTACCACCTTTGTTTACTGCGCTGGGGTTGGGTATAGAGAGGTAATCGATCTAATCCTTGACGCGTTTGTCCAACTTATTGATCAAGACGAGCACAAATGCACATTGGTACTCATACTACATGGGGACAAAAACGAGATTCAAAAACTAGAACGTAACTATTATGCCTATCGGCATAGCATCAGCTTTTTGAGCGATTTGCCATATCCTGAATTAATCCAATGGTACAAGAGTGCGACCGCTCTTTTGATTCCTCTTCGACCAACTTCTCAGGATGAGGCCAGATTTCCACACAAAATCGCAGAATATACAGCAACGGCAAAACCCATTATTACAACCTGGCATGGAGAGATCAAGGTCTACTTTCAGGACAGAGAAAATGCCCTGATTATGAAAGGCTATTCAAAAGAAGCACTGATCGAGGAGATGAAATTCGTTATTGATCATCCTCAAGAGGTCGGCCTGATTGGCCAACGTGGATATAGCTTAGGTAAAGAAGTTTTTGATTTTCAAAAATATACTGAGAGTCTGGGGTGTTTTGTTGAAAGTATAAAGGAACAATCATGTTGA